One window of the Zea mays cultivar B73 chromosome 3, Zm-B73-REFERENCE-NAM-5.0, whole genome shotgun sequence genome contains the following:
- the LOC100037785 gene encoding CEN-like protein 2, whose translation MSRSVEPLIVGRVIGEVLDSFNPCVKMIVTYNSNKLVFNGHEIYPSAIVSKPRVEVQGGDLRSFFTLVMTDPDVPGPSDPYLREHLHWIVTDIPGTTDASFGREVISYESPRPNIGIHRFIFVLFKQKGRQTVTVPSFRDHFNTRQFAEENDLGLPVAAVYFNAQRETAARRR comes from the exons ATGTCTAGGTCTGTGGAGCCTCTCATAGTCGGGCGGGTGATTGGAGAAGTTCTCGACTCCTTTAACCCATGTGTCAAGATGATAGTAACCTACAACTCAAACAAACTTGTATTCAATGGCCATGAGATCTACCCATCAGCAATTGTATCTAAACCTAGGGTAGAGGTTCAAGGGGGTGATTTGCGGTCTTTCTTCACATTG GTTATGACAGACCCAGATGTTCCAGGACCAAGTGATCCATATCTAAGGGAGCACCTTCATTG GATCGTGACTGATATACCTGGGACAACAGATGCCTCCTTTG GGCGAGAGGTCATAAGCTATGAGAGCCCAAGACCTAACATCGGTATCCACAGGTTCATTTTTGTGCTCTTCAAGCAGAAGGGTAGGCAAACTGTAACCGTGCCATCCTTCAGAGATCATTTCAACACCCGGCAGTTTGCTGAGGAAAATGACCTTGGCCTCCCAGTAGCTGCTGTCTACTTCAATGCACAGAGAGAAACTGCAGCTAGGAGACGTTGA